In the Opitutia bacterium genome, GCCGCAGTTGTTCAAGCGCGAGATCGTGCGTCCCAAGTATCGCCACCGCCTGGATCGCAACCGCGCGCCACTGTTGGCGCCGGCGCCGAAGCGGATCGTCGAAGGCGGCTTCGCCTCCGCGGGCCTGATCGCCTGGGCGCTGACGGCGAAGTATGCCGATCACCTGCCACTCTATCGCCAGGAGAAGATGCTCGCGCGTTGGTCGAACGCCAAGCACAGCCAAGCGCCGATCTCGCGCCAAAACTTGAGCGACTGGGTCGGTGCCGCCACCGCGCAGCTTGAGCCCTTGGTCAAAGCGATGAAGCGCGACTTGCTGGCCACCGGCTACGTCGTCGCCGACGAAACGCCGATCCGCTGCAACGATCCGGACCTGCGCGACGGGAAGACGAGCACGGGCTGGCTGTGGGCGCTCGCGCGTCCCGGAGGCGATGTCGTCTTCGAGTGGCGACTCTCGCGCCGGCACGACGAGGCCGAAAAGCTCCTCGGCGAGCATTACCGCGGCTTGTTGCAGTCGGACGGCTACGAGGCCTATGCCGCCTACGTGCGCACGCGCCCCGAAGTCGAGTGGCTCGGCTGCTGGGCGCACGCGCGGCGACGCTTCTTCGAGGCCGCCGGCGAACGTCCGCGCACCGCCGAGCGCGTGCTGCGCCTGATCGGTCAACTTTATCAACTCGAACACGAATGGGACGAAGCGGAGGTCGGCACCCAACGCGCCGCGCTCCGGCAGGAGCACTTCGCGCGCCCACTGGCGCGGTTGCACCGGCTCGTCTCGGCGCTGCGAAAGCGCGTGCTGCCCAAGTCCGGACTCGGCCACGCTTGTGCCTATCTGCTCGAACACTGGACTCCACTCACCGCACATCTGCGGCACAGCCACACTCGCCTCGACACCAACGCGGTCGAGAACGCCATCCGCCCGAGCAAACTCGGCGCGAAGAACTGGCTCTTCGTCGGCCATCCCGACGCCGGCGATCGCGCGGCGGTCATCTACTCGCTGGTCGTCAGCTGCCAGCGCCACGGTCACGATCCCCACGCCTATCTTCGCGATGTGCTCACGCGCCTGCCCGCGATGACCACCAAGGACGATCTGCGCCCGTTGCTACCCGCGCACTGGAAACCCAGCACGATGCTCGCACCAGCGTCAGCGTAACTACGGAACATCCACTCCTCGCATCGGAGTTACCGTATTTACGCTGTCAATAGGCACCCTAGGCGACGCTTACGCCGTAAAGAAGTAGGGGCAAAATATTCTAAGCGTCGTGAAATTATAGCGGCAAAAAAAAGGCCCGAGCGCTGTTTTGCAGCGCTCGGGCCAAAAACCTGGCAACAACCTACTCTCGCGGGACCTAACGTCCTACTACCATTGGCTGCTCGGGGCTTAACGGCCGTGTTCGGGATGGGAACGGGTGGAACCCCCGGCATCTGGTCACCAGGAAGGGAAACTCACGGCAAAGCCGGAGTAATTGATCAAAAGTTCAGATAGCAAAGCAAAAGCTATATAAGGAGGTGAAATAAACGCCTAGAAACTGGGTCTACATAAACCGGCAAGGTCATTAGTAGCAGTAAACTAAATGCATTACTGCACTTGCATTTCTGCCCTATCAACCGGGTGGTCTACCCGGACCTT is a window encoding:
- a CDS encoding IS66 family transposase gives rise to the protein MPAAAPLDEVALLKQEVTLLRAQIEWFKKQLFGAGKSEKLDRAQLLLQLSELEKLAASAEAPKTATITYERTAAPAAKRTLPAESFAHLPVKETVVIEPEVVRADPSLYEKIAEERTFEVDVIPPQLFKREIVRPKYRHRLDRNRAPLLAPAPKRIVEGGFASAGLIAWALTAKYADHLPLYRQEKMLARWSNAKHSQAPISRQNLSDWVGAATAQLEPLVKAMKRDLLATGYVVADETPIRCNDPDLRDGKTSTGWLWALARPGGDVVFEWRLSRRHDEAEKLLGEHYRGLLQSDGYEAYAAYVRTRPEVEWLGCWAHARRRFFEAAGERPRTAERVLRLIGQLYQLEHEWDEAEVGTQRAALRQEHFARPLARLHRLVSALRKRVLPKSGLGHACAYLLEHWTPLTAHLRHSHTRLDTNAVENAIRPSKLGAKNWLFVGHPDAGDRAAVIYSLVVSCQRHGHDPHAYLRDVLTRLPAMTTKDDLRPLLPAHWKPSTMLAPASA